The region GTCGTACCCGGAACATCGACGACTTCTCGGCGCGGAGGTTTGCCAGGTTCGCATGCTCGAACAGGCAGTCGTCGAGCCGGGCCCCGTCGAGTTGGGTGCCGCTCAGGTCCGTCCCCTTCACCCGGCACTGGGTGAACTCCACCGAATCCGCGCGGCGTCCGGAGAGGTCGAGGTCGAAGAAGGCCAACCTTCGGTACGTCGCCTCGTCGGCCAGGTCGTGGTCCTCGACGGTGGCCAACTCCAGCGCCGAAGGCGGCTTCGGGGCGACCGGGTCACGGCGTGCCGGGAAGCCATTCGAACCAGGACGTGTCGACCGGGCGGACATAATCGCACGCTACCAAGATGCATCGGCGGTGCTCCGTCCGCCTGATCGCGCCGGTACCGGACGGCGTGCCCTCCGTCCGCTCAGCGGGGCGGGCCGTGCACCGGACGCGGGGAGACCCGTACGATCCGGTCATCGGAGGCGAGGCGGGAGTCGTAATGACTGACGGAAGCGGTAGCTGGGGTACGCCACCCGGAGGGCAGCCAGCCCGGTCTGGGCGGATGTCCCTGGTAGCCGGGAGCGTCGTCGCGATCGCGCTCTTCGCCACCGTCGGTGCGGTGGGCGGGTGGCTACTGGCCAAGTCCGAGCAGGACGACGTGCCGCTCGCAGGACAGACCACCCCCACGGTCGCACCACAGACGACCAGCGCGGCGAAACCGACCCAGCAGTCCGTGAAGCCCACCAACAAGCAGACCACCCCGCCCGCCGGGCAGGTCCTGATGCCCGATCTGGTCGGCCGGAACTTCAAGGATGTCCGGCAGGAGCTGCGTGCCCAGGGACTGAAATGGGCGTTCCACTTCGGGGGCGCGGGGCAGAACAGCAGTATTTCGAGCACTGTCCCCCTGGCCGGTGACCCGGTACGACCGGGCCGCGTCGTGCAGGTCTTCGTGATCGGCGAGGCGCCCCAGGTGGTCGTCCCGAACGTCGTCGGACTGAGCTGTCAACAGGCGGCGGCCAAGCTCGTCGATGCCGGGCTGGAGCCGAAGTACGCGAAGACCGACTCCGGCACGGTCACCAAGCAGAAGCCGGAGGCGGCGGCGGAGAAGCGGTGGAACGACCAGGTGCAGATCCACTGCGGCCAGGACGGCGAAGAGTCCGACGACGACACGCCTGAGTCGCCCACACCCTGATGGTCGGGCCGCGCACCACGCCGTACCGGTGAATCTCCCAGGCCGGGACAAGTTGCACGATTGTCGGCATCGGCCACCCGTGCGGTGGGAGAGTACGTGCTATGGCCGACGACCGTCAGCAGCCACCGGGCGACTCCGGAGACCGTGACGGCCAGGCGGCCCCCAACGACCGGGCGGGCCCCGGCGGCCAGGTAGACCCCAGCGGCCAGGTAGACCCCGACGAGTCGTTGGAGCAGACCGGCGAACTGCCCCGGGTTACCGGGACGGATGAGGCGAGCACCCAACCCGTTCCTCGCCCGGCGGAGCCGGGCGGGACCGCGCCGCTGCCGGCGCAGCACCCGCCGGCGGCTTCGGTGCACCATCCGCCGGCGGCTCCAGCGCAGCAACCGCCGAGGCCGTGGTCGGGCCGGGCCGAGGTGCCGGCGGGCATCCGAGGCGGTGCACCCCCGGACTGGTACGACGAGGTCGACTACGACAACGGCCGCTGGTGGATGCCGATCCTGCTCGGTGTCATAGCGTTGTTCCTCCTCGCGGTCCTCGGCTTCGGTGTCTGGCTCATCGTCCAGGCAAGTCAGGGTGGTCCAGCGTCCGGACCACGCCCGGTCCCCACACCGTCAGCAACCTCGGCGCCGTCACCTGCCCCGCAGGGCAGCCCCACACCGTCGCCGTCGACCACCACCCAGACCCCCACGACCCGTACCACTCCACCGGGCGCGGTGCCCATGCCGATCCTGGTCGGTCTGCCCGAGGCGGTGGCGCGGGAGGTACTCGACCAACTCGGGTTGACGTACCAGATCCGGTTCCGTACGGGCAGCGGCTGGCCCTCGGGCACGGTGATCGAGACCGATCCTCGTGCCGGCACCCCTGTGCTTCCGAATCAGCGGGTCACCCTGGTGGTCGCCGAGTCGCCGTCGCCGTCTGCGGCGACCACCCGCCCTGGGCGTCCGACCGTGCGGCCGACCCGCTGACATCGGCAGATCGGGCAGGCTAGCCCACCTGTACGGGATGTCGCGCCGCCGACTGTCGTACCGTCGGGGTCCGGGGCGCTGGCGGCCGGGGGCCCGGCTGCCGTACCACGGTCCGGCCAGCCGACGGGGCAGCGGCAGGTACGGTGTGCAGCCCGTCGAGCCGTACGAAGATCGAGCGACGGTCGACGGCTTCCCCGGCTGAATTGAGCTGGTATCCGTCGAGCCAGATCCAGCCACGGTAGGTGGGCCAGTCATGCGAGCGGATCACCCGGAAGAGGATTGGTGCGGCGAACTGCGCACTTGCCGAACGGGTCACTCGTAGCACATCACCGGAGCGGGGGAACACGGTTACTCCTGTCTGGACTAGCCGGCGGCGGCCGGCTGGAGCTGGCTGTTCAGGGAAGTGGGACCACCGACCGGGCACGCTGCACTGCCGGCCGCTCGTGATGTGGGACATTGGCCGGTCGATGCGCCGCGGCGGTTTTGGGCATGGCGCATCGACTCGACCAACATCCGTCAACTCCGGGACCGCGCCCGCCGCCATAGCTTCGTGGCGTACAGCGGCGGGGTCTGTTACCCCAGAGCGGGTCTGCCTCCTGTCATGGGTCCGGTGTGGCTGACCCGGTCGCTCCGGTGCAAAGCGAAATCACCCCTTCGATCGACCAGATCGGGACACTCTGTGACCCAAGCCATACGCACAGACTGCATCAATGGCTTGATCAATGCAAGTTGCAAGTTTGGCCGTGTGGTTACCGACCACAGGCGCTTGATGTCCGGCTTGCGTACCCGGCAGACTGGACGCCGCCCTGCCGCAGCGGCCCGGCCGGGGTGTGCCGGTTTCTCTCGCCGCGAAGTCATCGTCCGCCGCCTTCGATGGTCGCGCCTCGGCGGACGTCCACCGCATGCGCGATCGACCGGAGGTGACCCGGTGGCCGAGCGCCGGAGTCCGACTATTCGCCGACGTCGACTTGGTGCCGAGCTTCGGCGACTGCGCGAAGCGGCCGAAGTGACGATCGATGTGGTCGCGGAGCAGTTGGGCTGCTCCGCATCCAAGATCTCCCGGATCGAGACCGGACACACGTCGGCGACGCCCCGTGACGTCCGAGACATGCTCGGTATCTACGGCATCGTGGGCACCCAGAGCGAGGAACTGGTGCAGATCGCGCGCGAGGCGCGACAGAAGGGGTGGTGGCATCCCTTCAGCACCGTGCTGACCGGCGCGTACGTCGGGTTCGAGCAGGCTGCCTCCTCGCTACGGGCGTACGAGCAGCAGGTGGTGCCGGGCCTGCTCCAGACCGAGGAGTACGCCAAGGCGATGATCCGGGGCGCTCGGCCGGACATCACCGCCGAAGATGTCGAGCAACGGGTCCGTGTCCGTCAGACGCGTCAGTCGTTATTGAGCCAAGACGATCCGATTGACCTGTGGGTGGTGCTTGATGAGGCGGTGGTGAGCCGGCCGGTGGGCGGTGACGCTGTCATGTGCGCTCAGTTGGAGCGGCTGGTGGAAGCGGCCGACCTGCCGAACGTGACGATCCAGGTACTTCCTTTCGAGGCCGGGGCGCATGCCGGAATGGACGGCACGTTCTCGATCCTTGAATTTCCGGAACCGGGTGATCCGGACGTGGTGTATGCCGAAAACGCCACGGGCGGGCTCTTCCTTGAGAAGAGCGATGAACTGCAAAAATATTCATTTATCTTCGACTACATACGAGCGGCGGCGATCCGCCCGGAGGAA is a window of Micromonospora polyrhachis DNA encoding:
- a CDS encoding PASTA domain-containing protein — its product is MTDGSGSWGTPPGGQPARSGRMSLVAGSVVAIALFATVGAVGGWLLAKSEQDDVPLAGQTTPTVAPQTTSAAKPTQQSVKPTNKQTTPPAGQVLMPDLVGRNFKDVRQELRAQGLKWAFHFGGAGQNSSISSTVPLAGDPVRPGRVVQVFVIGEAPQVVVPNVVGLSCQQAAAKLVDAGLEPKYAKTDSGTVTKQKPEAAAEKRWNDQVQIHCGQDGEESDDDTPESPTP
- a CDS encoding Stk1 family PASTA domain-containing Ser/Thr kinase; its protein translation is MADDRQQPPGDSGDRDGQAAPNDRAGPGGQVDPSGQVDPDESLEQTGELPRVTGTDEASTQPVPRPAEPGGTAPLPAQHPPAASVHHPPAAPAQQPPRPWSGRAEVPAGIRGGAPPDWYDEVDYDNGRWWMPILLGVIALFLLAVLGFGVWLIVQASQGGPASGPRPVPTPSATSAPSPAPQGSPTPSPSTTTQTPTTRTTPPGAVPMPILVGLPEAVAREVLDQLGLTYQIRFRTGSGWPSGTVIETDPRAGTPVLPNQRVTLVVAESPSPSAATTRPGRPTVRPTR
- a CDS encoding helix-turn-helix domain-containing protein, with the translated sequence MAERRSPTIRRRRLGAELRRLREAAEVTIDVVAEQLGCSASKISRIETGHTSATPRDVRDMLGIYGIVGTQSEELVQIAREARQKGWWHPFSTVLTGAYVGFEQAASSLRAYEQQVVPGLLQTEEYAKAMIRGARPDITAEDVEQRVRVRQTRQSLLSQDDPIDLWVVLDEAVVSRPVGGDAVMCAQLERLVEAADLPNVTIQVLPFEAGAHAGMDGTFSILEFPEPGDPDVVYAENATGGLFLEKSDELQKYSFIFDYIRAAAIRPEESVALLAKLAKEPLWRRRKSGFEWT